The Aneurinibacillus uraniidurans genome segment CTAACCCCGGCTGGCTGGACAAATCCAAAGCTGTACACCGTCCCGACTGACGCCAAGCTCGATCCAAAAAAAGTACAGCTTCTCTATACGCTGCCAAATGAAATTAGCAAAGACGGAGCAACCATTCAAGCAATCGGTACCAGTTCGTTCAAATGGTCGCCGGATCACAGCTGGATCGCATTCATCGTCTCGCCTACTGCTTCGTTGTCTATGGACAGCGATATGCTCTGCATCGTATCGGCGGATGGCCGGACATTCCGTGTCATTGGAGAGATGTTAAACAGCGATTTGTGGTTTGCCTGGGCACCTTCTGAGAACCGTCTTGCCTACATCGCAGGTGGTGGACGCTATGCGTTTGAAAACAAGAAGCTGCGCCTTTCCTCTCCAACCGCCGTCCCATCTGCGCCGCTTACGCCAGACGGCTACGTAGACCGTGATCTGACCTGGGTATCTAACACGCATCTTGTTGTCTCACGTGCAAAAGAAAGCAAACTGTTCGCAAGTACCTCTCCTCCACCCTCCCGCTTATATGGCGTTACCATTCCAGGCGGTGTCGCACGTGCGCTAACCGACACACCAATGAATGGTGCGAGCGATATTGCACCTGTATACTTGCCACGCAGCAACCAGCTCGCCTGGCAGCGGGCACGAGGAACAGAGGCAGATGTGTGGCTTTCCCGCCCGGATGGAAGTGTTCCACGCATCTGGATCAATCGAATTGATGCTGCCCCTTCGTATTACGGACGCAGCCGGAGCGACGATGTGCTTAGCCTGTATGAGCGGACCGAACAGGCAGAGCAGAGCACGTTTCTACTTCCGTAGCGTTAAAAAACTGTAAAAAAACGATAAACTCAGTCCCCTGTACGAAAAGAGCGTAGTATAATGATGCTGCAACGCCACCTTATTGTTCTGGAGGATGTTATGAATGTGTCCATAAAAAGGACGGTCCGCTCCATCACCATCTCAACCTTGTTGCAGGGAATACTTAATGCGGCTCTTCTTGTTCTTGCCGCCGTACTGTGCATCCTGTTAGTTAAAGAAACACGACTGCTCCTACTGTCGCTGACGCAGGCCCCGGCTGTGCATGAAGTGCTCGAACACGTTCTGATTTTCTTCCTGTATTTTGAATTCATCGCGATGATCGCCAAGTATTTTCAGGAAAACTATCACTTTCCCCTGCGCTATTTCCTGTACATCGGAATTACGGCGATGATTCGGCTGATTATCGTTAACCACGACAATCCACTGCATACACTGCTATACGCCGGTGTCGTCCTTGTCCTGATTATTGCGTACTTCATCGTAAATTCAACCCCGCTACGCCGTGACCAACATTAAAAAAGGAGCGATCTCCATGCCCTGGTTGGCTTTGGAGACCGCTCCTTTCTGATTTACAATCTTATTTTACAAACAACTGCTGAAATATTTCATCTGCCTGCATGTTATCACGAAGAGTTTGACAGTTGTTCTCTGGTGACTCAATCGTCCAGGCCGCGACCTTCGTACCGCATACAACTGCTTCTGCAAGTGTCAAGCCACGAACAAGTCCCATAACCGTACCGGAGAAAAACGCATCCCCCGCTCCGCTTGAATCCACCATTTTGACCGGAAATACCGGCTGATAACCCGCTTCTTTCGTGTGGCTATCATAAAATACAGACCCATTCTCACCAAGTGTAACAACGAACTGGCGCAGACCGTGTTTTTCAGCAAATGCCGCCAATGCGGCTTGCTGGTCTGCACGTCCAAGATGGGTAAAGTCTATACCGAGCAGCTGATCTGCTTCAAAGTTATTACAAATAAACCCTTCCATCCCGTCAAGCAAGTCTGGATGCTTCTGAACAATATCCAGATTGCCTGGAATGCCATAGACTGGTCGGTTATAACGATGAGCTACCGTTAGTGTCTCGCGAGCGATCGCTTCCGTCAGATCGATTTCAAGTACAATATGAGTCGATTCAGACACGAGAGCATCGCCGTGCTGCTTCACTGCCGCTTCCAATGCGCCAAGGTTCGGCATCTGCGAGATCGAGCCAGCCAGATCGCCGTTCTCATTAAGAATGGCCAGCCACAT includes the following:
- a CDS encoding translocation protein TolB, which gives rise to MLLRALLLFCLLLVSVPTSSAADSASLSAAFIRDGFVWIKQGTTEWKISQGQPCTSPCWSPDGRWVAYLQGTSKQQLYVYDTKTKRTHTVYSGGASQIAWAPDHNTLAFQIGGVLNVSDITPDGPTPFRNVALAVDNYSWQPDGSGFLVSSAACLTPAGWTNPKLYTVPTDAKLDPKKVQLLYTLPNEISKDGATIQAIGTSSFKWSPDHSWIAFIVSPTASLSMDSDMLCIVSADGRTFRVIGEMLNSDLWFAWAPSENRLAYIAGGGRYAFENKKLRLSSPTAVPSAPLTPDGYVDRDLTWVSNTHLVVSRAKESKLFASTSPPPSRLYGVTIPGGVARALTDTPMNGASDIAPVYLPRSNQLAWQRARGTEADVWLSRPDGSVPRIWINRIDAAPSYYGRSRSDDVLSLYERTEQAEQSTFLLP
- the psiE gene encoding phosphate-starvation-inducible protein PsiE, whose product is MNVSIKRTVRSITISTLLQGILNAALLVLAAVLCILLVKETRLLLLSLTQAPAVHEVLEHVLIFFLYFEFIAMIAKYFQENYHFPLRYFLYIGITAMIRLIIVNHDNPLHTLLYAGVVLVLIIAYFIVNSTPLRRDQH
- a CDS encoding carbohydrate kinase family protein, translated to MKPFVSVIGTIFIDCKGFAAQAYQPDGRNLGSIQFVHGGVGRNVAENLANLEVPTGLVSSVDRTGLGDEVLARLARVNVETKHVQACEKAGMGMWLAILNENGDLAGSISQMPNLGALEAAVKQHGDALVSESTHIVLEIDLTEAIARETLTVAHRYNRPVYGIPGNLDIVQKHPDLLDGMEGFICNNFEADQLLGIDFTHLGRADQQAALAAFAEKHGLRQFVVTLGENGSVFYDSHTKEAGYQPVFPVKMVDSSGAGDAFFSGTVMGLVRGLTLAEAVVCGTKVAAWTIESPENNCQTLRDNMQADEIFQQLFVK